Proteins encoded by one window of Actinocorallia herbida:
- a CDS encoding acyl-CoA thioesterase: MEDTATLPARDTSYRHIYEFRIRFGDIDSQMHVNNVKFLGYLEDARLEMFHTDPVRSGLEPVRGMVVSRHEIDYKVPLTGVIHPVRVETWVTELRAASFKLAYEVRDDANVYATATSTLVAFDVENARLRRYTAAEREYIGRFVKPADV, translated from the coding sequence ATGGAAGACACCGCTACGCTTCCGGCACGCGACACCTCGTACCGCCACATTTACGAGTTCCGCATTCGTTTTGGGGATATCGACTCCCAGATGCATGTGAACAACGTGAAGTTCCTCGGCTATCTCGAGGACGCCCGGCTGGAGATGTTCCACACCGACCCGGTGCGGTCGGGGCTCGAGCCGGTCCGCGGCATGGTCGTGTCCCGCCACGAGATCGACTACAAGGTCCCGCTGACCGGGGTGATCCACCCGGTCCGCGTCGAGACCTGGGTGACGGAGCTGCGCGCCGCGTCCTTCAAGCTCGCCTACGAGGTCCGCGACGACGCCAACGTCTACGCGACGGCGACCTCGACCCTGGTGGCCTTCGACGTCGAGAACGCCCGCCTGCGCCGGTACACGGCCGCGGAGCGTGAGTACATCGGCCGTTTCGTCAAGCCCGCCGACGTCTGA
- the ettA gene encoding energy-dependent translational throttle protein EttA: MAEYIYTMQRVRKAHGDKVILDDVTLHFLPGAKIGVVGPNGTGKSTLMKMMAGIEQPSNGEARLMPGYSVGMLQQEPPLNESKTVLENVQEGVAETMGMLARFNEIAEQMATDYSDELLAEMGRLQEKLDHRNAWDLDSQLEQAMDALRCPPGDSPVTALSGGERRRVALCKLLLEAPDLLLLDEPTNHLDAESVNWLESYLEKYPGTVLAVTHDRYFLDNVATWILELDRGRCFPYEGNYSTYLSKKAERLKVEGNKDAKRKKRLEDELEWVRSNAKARQTKSKARLARYEEMASEAAKTRKLDFEEIQIPPGPRLGSTVIVAEHLEKAFGDKVLMDDLTFNLPPNGIVGIIGPNGVGKTTLFRMITGEQQPDGGVLKIGETVQISYVDQGRGGIDPEANVWQVVSDGLDHIKVGQVEMPSRAYVAAFGFKGPDQQKKAGVLSGGERNRLNLALTLKQGGNVLLLDEPTNDLDVETLSSLENALLEFPGCAVITSHDRWFLDRIATHILAWEGESQWFWFEGNFADYEKNKIQRMGADAARPHRVTYRKLTR, encoded by the coding sequence ATGGCCGAGTACATCTACACGATGCAGCGTGTGCGCAAGGCGCACGGCGACAAGGTGATCCTGGACGACGTCACCTTGCACTTCCTGCCCGGGGCCAAGATCGGCGTGGTGGGTCCGAACGGCACCGGCAAGTCGACGCTCATGAAGATGATGGCCGGGATCGAGCAGCCGTCGAACGGCGAGGCGCGCCTCATGCCGGGCTACAGCGTCGGCATGCTCCAGCAGGAACCCCCGCTGAACGAGTCCAAGACGGTCCTGGAGAACGTCCAGGAGGGCGTCGCGGAGACCATGGGCATGCTCGCGCGGTTCAACGAGATCGCCGAGCAGATGGCGACCGACTACAGCGATGAGCTGCTCGCGGAGATGGGCAGGCTTCAGGAGAAGCTCGACCACCGCAACGCCTGGGACCTCGACTCTCAGCTGGAGCAGGCGATGGACGCGCTGCGGTGCCCGCCCGGCGATTCGCCCGTCACCGCGCTGTCCGGTGGTGAGCGCCGCCGCGTGGCGCTGTGCAAGCTGCTGCTGGAAGCCCCCGACCTGCTGCTCCTGGACGAGCCCACCAACCACCTGGACGCCGAGTCGGTCAACTGGCTCGAGTCCTACCTGGAGAAGTACCCGGGCACCGTGCTCGCGGTCACTCACGACCGGTACTTCCTGGACAACGTGGCGACCTGGATCCTGGAACTGGACCGGGGCCGCTGCTTCCCCTACGAGGGCAACTACTCCACCTACCTGTCCAAGAAGGCCGAGCGCCTCAAGGTCGAGGGCAACAAGGACGCCAAGCGCAAGAAGCGCCTGGAGGACGAGCTCGAGTGGGTCCGCTCCAACGCCAAGGCCCGCCAGACCAAGAGCAAGGCCCGCCTGGCGCGCTACGAGGAGATGGCTTCCGAGGCCGCCAAGACCCGGAAGCTCGACTTCGAGGAGATCCAGATCCCGCCGGGCCCGCGGCTGGGCAGCACGGTGATCGTGGCCGAGCACCTGGAGAAGGCGTTCGGCGACAAGGTCCTCATGGACGACCTGACCTTCAACCTGCCGCCGAACGGCATCGTCGGCATCATCGGCCCGAACGGCGTCGGCAAGACCACCCTGTTCCGGATGATCACCGGTGAGCAGCAGCCCGACGGCGGCGTGCTCAAGATCGGTGAGACGGTCCAGATCTCCTATGTCGACCAGGGCCGCGGCGGCATCGACCCTGAGGCGAACGTCTGGCAGGTCGTCTCCGACGGCCTCGACCACATCAAGGTCGGCCAGGTCGAGATGCCGTCCCGCGCGTACGTCGCGGCGTTCGGCTTCAAGGGCCCGGACCAGCAGAAGAAGGCCGGCGTGCTGTCCGGCGGCGAGCGCAACCGCCTGAACCTCGCGCTCACCCTCAAGCAGGGCGGCAACGTGCTGCTGCTGGACGAGCCCACGAACGACCTGGACGTGGAGACCCTGTCGTCGCTGGAGAACGCGCTGCTGGAGTTCCCCGGCTGCGCCGTGATCACCTCGCACGACCGGTGGTTCCTCGACCGCATCGCCACCCACATCCTGGCGTGGGAGGGCGAGTCCCAGTGGTTCTGGTTCGAGGGAAACTTCGCCGACTACGAGAAGAACAAGATCCAGCGGATGGGCGCCGACGCGGCACGTCCGCACCGGGTCACCTACCGTAAGCTGACCCGCTAG
- a CDS encoding GGDEF domain-containing protein, with protein sequence MTAVHQSAADEQRREGGEPGRGHGRSALLAQPPRVVAYVLLVVVAYLTVLVWQFAVTVFRPWDALTCVALALCCAVCIEASRRLGMPAGVARDLLSAWWLPAALLLPPIYALLMPVPMQALLQYRVRRALPHRRVLVTAALGLSGAAASGVFHRYVPEPLEAGPGWIVDQQGAILVAVGCAVLFAVLNLLIVAVAARASTPQGRWRDVLWNRENVELDMVELCLGVLITITCVISPALLLLALPPVVLLQRSLMHQQLQAAARTDAKTGLLNANAWQREAETELSRAERSTEPLAVLLIDIDYFKRVNDTYGHLTGDQVLVAVATTLCHQLRDYDVIGRFGGEEFAVLLPGADTVEACRVAERLRARVRRLAVPAEDTTVSVTISVGVSLYRTHGQDLIELLASADLALYRAKESGRDRVCLPAIRKST encoded by the coding sequence ATGACGGCAGTGCACCAGTCAGCCGCCGATGAGCAGCGCCGGGAGGGCGGGGAGCCCGGGCGGGGCCACGGGAGATCGGCGCTGCTGGCGCAGCCGCCGCGGGTGGTCGCCTATGTGCTGCTGGTCGTGGTCGCCTACCTCACGGTGCTCGTCTGGCAGTTCGCGGTCACCGTGTTCCGGCCGTGGGACGCGCTGACGTGCGTCGCGCTGGCGCTGTGCTGCGCGGTCTGCATCGAGGCGTCCCGGCGGCTCGGAATGCCCGCGGGCGTGGCCCGCGACCTGCTGTCGGCGTGGTGGCTGCCCGCCGCGCTGCTGCTGCCGCCGATCTACGCGCTGCTCATGCCGGTGCCGATGCAGGCGCTGCTCCAGTACCGGGTGCGCCGGGCGCTGCCGCACCGCAGGGTGCTGGTCACCGCGGCGCTGGGGCTGTCGGGCGCCGCGGCTTCGGGGGTCTTCCACCGGTATGTGCCCGAGCCGTTGGAGGCGGGGCCCGGCTGGATCGTCGACCAGCAGGGCGCGATCCTCGTGGCGGTCGGCTGCGCGGTGCTGTTCGCGGTGCTGAACCTGCTGATCGTGGCGGTCGCGGCGCGGGCGAGCACCCCGCAGGGCCGCTGGCGCGACGTGCTGTGGAACCGCGAGAACGTCGAGCTGGACATGGTGGAGCTGTGCCTGGGGGTGCTGATCACGATCACCTGTGTGATCTCGCCCGCGCTGCTGCTGCTCGCGCTGCCACCGGTGGTGCTGCTCCAGCGCAGCCTCATGCACCAGCAGCTCCAGGCCGCGGCCCGCACCGACGCCAAGACGGGCCTGCTGAACGCGAACGCCTGGCAGCGGGAGGCGGAGACCGAGCTGTCCCGGGCCGAGCGCTCGACCGAGCCGCTGGCCGTGCTGCTGATCGACATCGACTACTTCAAGCGGGTCAACGACACCTACGGCCACCTCACCGGCGACCAGGTCCTCGTGGCGGTCGCCACGACCCTGTGCCACCAGCTGCGCGACTACGACGTGATCGGCAGGTTCGGCGGTGAGGAGTTCGCCGTCCTGCTGCCCGGGGCCGACACGGTCGAGGCGTGCCGCGTCGCCGAGCGGCTGCGCGCCCGTGTCCGCCGCCTCGCCGTGCCCGCCGAGGACACCACGGTCTCGGTGACGATCTCCGTCGGCGTGTCCCTGTACCGCACCCACGGCCAGGACCTCATCGAGCTCCTCGCCTCCGCCGACCTGGCCCTCTACCGGGCCAAGGAGTCGGGCCGCGACCGCGTCTGCCTCCCCGCCATCCGCAAATCCACCTGA
- a CDS encoding single-stranded DNA-binding protein: MDEALTTVVGWVAKRPMLTVTRNGIPFLALRVGVTPARFDRTTGRWESGQPTFLGVTCWRALAENVHASDLVPGTPVIVQGRLRVRDYERDGEHRVSVDIEALAIGPDLNRGTARFHRATRTSAPSPTTPLEPTPAPLPPGHGQFPNAA, translated from the coding sequence ATGGACGAGGCGCTGACGACCGTGGTCGGCTGGGTGGCCAAACGCCCCATGCTCACCGTTACCCGCAACGGGATCCCCTTCCTGGCTTTACGGGTCGGCGTCACACCGGCCCGGTTCGACCGCACGACGGGCCGGTGGGAGTCCGGTCAGCCCACCTTCCTGGGCGTCACCTGCTGGCGCGCCCTCGCCGAGAACGTGCACGCCTCGGACCTGGTCCCCGGCACCCCGGTGATCGTCCAGGGCCGCCTGCGCGTCCGCGACTACGAACGCGACGGCGAACACCGCGTGTCCGTGGACATCGAGGCCCTGGCCATAGGCCCCGACCTCAACCGGGGCACGGCCCGCTTCCACCGAGCCACCCGCACGTCGGCCCCTTCACCCACCACCCCCCTTGAACCCACCCCCGCACCCCTACCGCCCGGCCACGGGCAGTTCCCCAACGCGGCCTGA
- a CDS encoding GTPase, translating into MTDPDEVRDAASPTPPPKEDPLTSTDFGPRGLKLAQGEAAREEGPKVPSPAPAPDDDPLTSADFGPGGLRSAWPAPPGAQPGEDAAAEPGNADDERETASAEPSKAEDFAARALRAPVTDDDPLTSADFGPRGSARRARQADDDPLTSAEYRVPRASELAALLEVKAEDTVGPRFEAPEPPGSASSSASTTRDDEPVVSPASTRDDEPVVSAPEDEAADEEEESAKADAEEAVEDKAEAKPAIAGELGDRVAALERLIELGEGRLDGALLAEALELMERAGERMRLSGDHTVVTLAGGTGSGKSSLFNAVCGLELSPTGMRRPMTSLAHACVWGMEGAAPLLDWLNIDKRFRYARASALDRSGSRAEGSLRGLVLIDLPDHDSIQAAHRAEVDRFTGVADLLIWVVDPQKYADASLHHDYIIPFARHAAVTLIVLNQVDRLGPAEVKDCVTDLRRLLEAEGLSDPRIITTSAVARGGVDELREILAETVAGQSARAERLGADIDRLIERFERFAGPADAGEVPAEVDAPHAEALIDALTVAAGVPAVAEAMQSAFELRAADYVGWPFARWVRRFRRDPLRMMRLSELREELRDSFTGPLGAQQGGVDSALHGVTDGVTEDLPGPWRLSVRAAARTHAGRLPDELGSALRATVPGFNQVPRWWSLVKIWQRVLVGGTALGLVWSLLLLLYGGFDIAEAPSALIGDLSILPWVLVLTGCMLGMGALTAAACRNVVALSAARHGERIEAGMRETLASIADELVLRPVAAELKTYADYRVTVDGVLR; encoded by the coding sequence GTGACCGACCCGGACGAGGTCCGCGACGCCGCTTCCCCGACGCCCCCGCCCAAGGAAGACCCCCTGACGAGTACGGACTTCGGCCCCCGCGGTCTCAAGCTCGCCCAAGGGGAGGCCGCGCGGGAGGAGGGGCCGAAGGTGCCGTCACCCGCGCCCGCCCCGGACGACGACCCGCTCACCTCCGCCGACTTCGGTCCGGGAGGGCTCCGTTCGGCGTGGCCGGCCCCGCCCGGCGCGCAGCCCGGCGAGGACGCCGCGGCCGAGCCCGGGAACGCTGACGACGAGCGGGAGACGGCGTCTGCGGAGCCCTCGAAGGCCGAGGACTTCGCTGCGCGGGCGCTGCGCGCGCCCGTCACCGACGACGATCCGCTGACCTCCGCCGACTTCGGTCCGCGCGGCTCCGCCCGCCGTGCCCGTCAGGCCGACGACGACCCGCTGACCAGCGCCGAGTACCGGGTGCCCCGGGCGTCGGAGCTGGCCGCCCTGCTGGAGGTCAAGGCCGAGGACACCGTCGGACCCCGCTTCGAGGCCCCCGAGCCCCCCGGGTCCGCGAGTTCCTCCGCTTCGACGACGCGCGACGACGAGCCCGTCGTCTCCCCGGCGTCGACCCGGGATGACGAGCCGGTCGTCTCCGCTCCGGAGGACGAGGCCGCAGACGAGGAAGAGGAGTCCGCGAAGGCGGACGCCGAAGAGGCCGTCGAGGACAAGGCCGAAGCCAAGCCCGCGATCGCCGGGGAGCTGGGCGACCGCGTCGCCGCGCTGGAGCGGCTGATCGAGCTGGGCGAGGGCCGCCTCGACGGCGCGCTGCTCGCCGAGGCGCTGGAGCTGATGGAACGCGCGGGCGAGCGGATGCGCCTGTCCGGTGACCACACCGTCGTCACCCTCGCGGGCGGCACCGGCAGTGGCAAGTCATCCTTGTTCAACGCGGTATGCGGCCTTGAGCTGTCGCCGACCGGAATGCGGCGTCCGATGACGTCGCTCGCGCACGCCTGCGTGTGGGGCATGGAAGGCGCGGCCCCGCTGCTGGACTGGCTGAACATCGACAAGAGGTTCCGCTACGCCCGCGCCAGCGCGCTGGACAGGTCCGGATCGCGGGCCGAGGGGTCGCTGCGCGGACTGGTCCTGATCGACCTGCCCGACCACGACTCGATCCAGGCCGCGCACCGCGCCGAGGTCGACCGCTTCACGGGCGTCGCCGACCTGCTGATCTGGGTCGTGGACCCGCAGAAGTACGCCGACGCGTCCCTGCACCACGACTACATCATCCCGTTCGCCCGGCACGCCGCCGTCACCCTGATCGTGCTCAACCAGGTCGACAGGCTCGGCCCGGCCGAGGTCAAGGACTGCGTCACCGACCTGCGGCGCCTCCTGGAGGCCGAGGGGCTGAGCGACCCGCGGATCATCACCACCTCGGCCGTCGCGCGCGGTGGGGTGGACGAGCTGCGCGAGATCCTCGCCGAGACCGTCGCCGGGCAGAGCGCCCGCGCGGAGCGGCTGGGCGCCGACATCGACCGGCTGATCGAGCGGTTCGAGCGGTTCGCCGGACCCGCCGACGCGGGCGAGGTGCCCGCCGAGGTGGACGCCCCGCACGCCGAGGCGCTCATCGACGCCCTGACGGTCGCGGCCGGTGTGCCCGCCGTCGCCGAGGCCATGCAGAGCGCCTTCGAGCTGCGCGCCGCCGACTACGTCGGCTGGCCGTTCGCGCGCTGGGTGAGGCGGTTCCGTCGCGACCCGCTGCGCATGATGCGGCTGTCGGAGCTGCGCGAGGAACTGCGCGACTCCTTCACCGGGCCGCTCGGCGCCCAGCAGGGCGGCGTGGACAGCGCCCTGCACGGCGTCACCGACGGCGTCACCGAGGACCTGCCCGGCCCTTGGCGCCTGTCGGTGCGGGCCGCCGCGCGCACCCACGCCGGACGCCTCCCCGACGAGCTGGGCTCGGCGCTGCGCGCCACGGTCCCCGGCTTCAACCAGGTGCCGCGCTGGTGGTCCCTGGTCAAGATCTGGCAGCGCGTGCTGGTCGGCGGGACCGCGCTCGGCCTGGTGTGGAGCCTCCTGCTCCTCCTGTACGGCGGGTTCGACATCGCCGAGGCGCCCAGCGCGCTGATCGGCGACCTGTCGATCCTGCCGTGGGTGCTGGTGCTCACCGGGTGCATGCTCGGGATGGGCGCGCTCACCGCGGCGGCCTGCCGGAACGTCGTGGCCCTGTCGGCCGCGCGGCACGGCGAGCGGATCGAGGCGGGCATGCGCGAGACCCTCGCGTCGATCGCCGACGAACTCGTGCTGCGCCCGGTGGCCGCGGAGCTGAAGACCTACGCCGACTACCGGGTGACGGTCGACGGCGTCCTGCGCTGA
- a CDS encoding AAA family ATPase produces MTSPADQSAWRDELISAPAEGPVPLGRVLVDLRDQIDALRFTLDVPGSSDAALAAREIRDQLEDYVLPRVRAAATPLLAVLGGSTGAGKSTLVNSLVGSRVSGTGVLRPTTSSPILVCHPDNFDWFMGTEERPPGVLPTMGRVEGPAPDAVVGDQLVVIRTEAVPRGLAVLDSPDFDSLFEDHFEFATKLMASADLWICVTTAARYADAQVWKMLQRAREQGATLGVVLSRVHGGGGEEIAEHFAEMLDERGFGAAPRFTIPETTITESRLPEEDIATIRAWLMELVDDVEARDEVIAETLGGVLDSFRTRIPQLAKQIEEQVDRRDMLAREVESAYSTALAELDEATRNGALLQGEVLARWQDFAGTGDLLRTLHLRGRAKEAKGSSRRRFSAPRVRALKSALRSGLESLILAGAEQGAEQAVVRWQADPAGVHVLGELAGQLGHVSPELSRRITRAVSAWQDHVLQLVRTEGVIKRSIAKLVSFDEEALSVVLMVGIFGYGTSDVVVEGGTSAVPQRLLKSLFGPESLRGMSAKAKADLRSRITMLFDEESLRFTQALDQADIPDESLAVALYQATYNLEVAR; encoded by the coding sequence GTGACCTCCCCGGCGGACCAGAGCGCATGGCGCGATGAGTTGATCTCCGCGCCGGCCGAAGGGCCGGTCCCTTTGGGCCGGGTACTGGTCGATCTACGCGACCAGATAGACGCACTGCGGTTCACTCTCGACGTCCCCGGATCCTCCGACGCGGCACTCGCCGCCCGGGAGATCCGCGACCAGCTCGAGGACTACGTGCTCCCGCGGGTGCGGGCCGCCGCCACGCCGCTGCTCGCGGTGCTCGGCGGCTCCACCGGCGCGGGAAAATCGACCCTGGTGAACTCCCTGGTGGGCTCGCGCGTGTCCGGCACCGGCGTGCTGCGGCCCACCACCTCGAGCCCGATCCTGGTCTGCCACCCCGACAACTTCGACTGGTTCATGGGCACCGAGGAGCGTCCCCCGGGCGTCCTGCCGACCATGGGCCGGGTCGAGGGGCCCGCCCCCGACGCCGTCGTCGGCGACCAGCTCGTGGTGATCCGCACCGAGGCGGTCCCGCGCGGCCTCGCGGTGCTGGACAGTCCCGACTTCGACTCGCTGTTCGAGGACCACTTCGAGTTCGCGACCAAGCTCATGGCCTCGGCGGACCTGTGGATCTGCGTCACCACCGCCGCCCGCTACGCCGACGCCCAGGTCTGGAAGATGCTGCAGCGCGCGCGCGAGCAGGGTGCCACCCTCGGCGTCGTGCTGTCCCGGGTGCACGGCGGAGGCGGCGAGGAGATCGCCGAGCACTTCGCCGAGATGCTCGACGAGCGCGGCTTCGGCGCGGCCCCCCGCTTCACCATCCCCGAGACGACGATCACCGAGTCGCGCCTCCCCGAGGAGGACATCGCGACGATCCGGGCCTGGCTGATGGAGCTCGTCGACGACGTCGAGGCCCGCGACGAGGTCATCGCCGAGACCCTCGGCGGCGTCCTGGACAGCTTCCGCACCCGCATCCCGCAGCTCGCCAAGCAGATCGAGGAGCAGGTCGACCGGCGCGACATGCTCGCCCGCGAGGTCGAGTCCGCCTACTCCACCGCCCTCGCCGAACTCGACGAGGCCACCCGCAACGGGGCGCTGCTCCAGGGCGAGGTGCTCGCGCGCTGGCAGGACTTCGCCGGGACCGGCGACCTCCTGCGCACCCTGCACCTGCGCGGCCGGGCCAAGGAGGCCAAGGGCTCGTCCCGGAGGCGCTTCTCCGCGCCCCGCGTACGGGCGCTCAAGAGCGCGCTGCGCTCGGGCCTGGAGTCCCTGATCCTCGCCGGCGCCGAACAGGGCGCCGAGCAGGCCGTCGTGCGCTGGCAGGCCGACCCGGCGGGCGTGCACGTCCTCGGCGAGCTGGCCGGGCAGCTCGGCCATGTCTCGCCGGAACTCTCGCGGCGGATCACCCGCGCGGTCAGCGCCTGGCAGGACCACGTCCTGCAACTGGTCCGCACCGAGGGCGTGATCAAGCGGTCCATCGCCAAGCTCGTCTCCTTCGACGAGGAGGCCCTGTCCGTCGTGCTGATGGTCGGGATCTTCGGCTACGGCACCAGCGACGTCGTCGTCGAGGGCGGCACGAGCGCGGTGCCGCAGCGGCTGCTCAAGTCCCTGTTCGGGCCGGAGTCGCTGCGCGGCATGAGCGCCAAGGCCAAGGCCGACCTCCGCAGCCGCATCACCATGCTGTTCGACGAGGAGAGCCTGCGCTTCACCCAGGCGCTCGACCAGGCGGACATCCCCGATGAGAGCCTGGCCGTCGCCCTCTACCAGGCCACCTACAACCTGGAGGTCGCCCGGTGA
- the cobA gene encoding uroporphyrinogen-III C-methyltransferase yields the protein MPPYLLGLRLTGRRVVVVGGGRVAQRRVPTLLAAGADVLLVAPEITPSLEGMLEELTWHARPYRTGDLDGAWLVQACTDDHAVNGRVAADAESAHIWCVRADDAEASAAWTPATGYVGETTVGVTSDGDPTRSAGIRDAIVDGLRDATLKARHSRHKPVGVALVGGGPGDPGLITVRGRQLLAQADVVITDRLGPRTLLDELAPGVEVIDAAKIPYGRAILQEKINELLVEHAKQGRFVVRLKGGDNFIFGRGGEEAIYCAQHGVPVTVVPGISSSVAAPAAVGIPVTHRGVSQEFHVVSAHVPPGHPDSTVDWEVLARNGGTLVLMMAVERMRLIADTLMRYGRPTDTPVAVVQDGTLPGQRAVFASLGTVADEMTASGVRPPAIVVVGDVVRVAAQIGNLTADIGRDP from the coding sequence GTGCCGCCTTATCTTCTGGGCCTACGCCTCACCGGCCGCCGCGTCGTCGTCGTGGGCGGCGGCAGGGTGGCTCAGCGCCGCGTGCCCACCCTGCTGGCCGCCGGAGCCGACGTCCTCCTCGTCGCGCCGGAGATCACCCCCTCGCTCGAGGGCATGCTCGAAGAACTGACCTGGCACGCGCGGCCCTATCGGACCGGCGATCTCGACGGGGCCTGGCTCGTCCAGGCCTGCACCGACGACCATGCCGTCAACGGGCGCGTCGCCGCCGACGCCGAGTCCGCCCACATCTGGTGCGTGCGGGCCGACGACGCCGAGGCCTCCGCCGCCTGGACCCCCGCCACCGGCTACGTGGGCGAGACCACCGTCGGCGTCACCAGCGACGGCGACCCGACCCGCTCGGCGGGCATCCGCGACGCGATCGTCGACGGCCTGCGCGACGCCACCCTCAAGGCCAGGCACTCCCGGCACAAGCCCGTCGGCGTGGCCCTCGTCGGCGGCGGCCCCGGCGACCCCGGCCTGATCACCGTGCGCGGCAGGCAGCTCCTCGCCCAGGCCGACGTGGTCATCACCGACCGCCTCGGCCCCCGCACCCTCCTGGACGAACTGGCCCCCGGCGTCGAGGTCATCGACGCCGCCAAGATCCCTTACGGCCGGGCGATCCTCCAGGAGAAGATCAACGAGCTGCTCGTCGAGCACGCCAAGCAGGGCAGGTTCGTGGTCCGGCTCAAGGGCGGCGACAACTTCATCTTCGGGCGCGGGGGCGAAGAGGCCATCTACTGCGCCCAGCACGGCGTGCCCGTCACGGTCGTTCCGGGCATCAGCAGCTCCGTCGCCGCCCCCGCCGCGGTAGGCATCCCGGTCACTCACCGGGGCGTCTCCCAGGAGTTCCACGTCGTCTCCGCGCACGTGCCCCCCGGGCACCCGGACTCGACCGTCGACTGGGAGGTGCTCGCCCGGAACGGGGGAACTCTCGTGCTGATGATGGCGGTCGAGCGGATGCGCCTGATAGCGGACACTCTCATGCGCTATGGTCGACCGACTGACACACCCGTGGCCGTCGTCCAGGACGGTACGCTCCCCGGCCAGCGAGCGGTTTTCGCCTCGCTCGGCACCGTGGCGGACGAGATGACGGCGAGCGGGGTGCGGCCACCGGCGATCGTGGTCGTCGGCGATGTCGTACGCGTGGCAGCACAGATCGGCAACCTTACGGCGGATATAGGGCGGGATCCGTGA
- the cobC gene encoding Rv2231c family pyridoxal phosphate-dependent protein CobC, producing MPGPFATVPPEPDPAPETEPGPGGGGGAAVLPGSVEATSSRSEPDLLHHGDAEVGGGLADFAVNVRAGTPPPWLAEIVRESLTGLSAYPDGTRAREAVARRHGRPAGEVLLTSGAAEAFVLLARVLRPRRAVVVHPQFTEPEAALRAAGHAVDRVVLAGAFTFDPAAVPADADLVVLGNPTNPTSVLHPAAAIRALLRPGRTVVVDEAFMDCVPGEPESLAADSRLVVLRSLTKTWGLAGLRAGYVLGPGELITELEAAQPLWAVSTPALAAIEACMGERAHAEAEAWAKDLAVQREHLADELRALGLHVVPEARASFLCVRAGEGVREALRERGFAVRRGDTFPGLGPDWIRIAVRDTAATRGLVTALTAVLPDSSENVTIMG from the coding sequence ATGCCCGGCCCATTCGCCACGGTTCCGCCCGAGCCGGACCCGGCCCCGGAGACCGAACCCGGACCCGGCGGCGGCGGGGGCGCCGCGGTGCTCCCCGGCTCGGTCGAGGCCACGTCCTCCAGGTCCGAGCCGGACCTTCTGCACCACGGCGACGCCGAGGTCGGCGGGGGCCTTGCGGACTTCGCCGTCAATGTCCGGGCGGGGACGCCGCCACCATGGCTCGCTGAGATCGTCCGGGAGTCCCTGACGGGGCTCTCGGCCTACCCGGACGGGACCCGGGCCCGGGAGGCCGTCGCGCGACGGCACGGGCGGCCGGCGGGGGAGGTGCTGCTGACCTCCGGGGCGGCCGAGGCGTTCGTGCTGCTGGCCCGGGTCCTGCGCCCACGCCGCGCGGTCGTGGTGCACCCGCAGTTCACCGAGCCGGAGGCGGCGCTGCGCGCGGCGGGCCACGCCGTCGACCGGGTCGTGCTGGCCGGCGCGTTCACGTTCGATCCCGCGGCCGTGCCCGCCGACGCCGACCTCGTCGTCCTGGGCAATCCGACCAACCCGACGTCCGTGCTGCACCCGGCCGCGGCGATCCGCGCGCTGCTGCGCCCCGGCCGGACCGTCGTGGTCGACGAGGCGTTCATGGACTGCGTGCCCGGAGAGCCGGAAAGCCTGGCCGCCGACTCCCGCCTCGTGGTCCTGCGCAGCCTTACCAAGACCTGGGGGCTCGCCGGACTGCGCGCCGGATACGTCCTCGGCCCTGGCGAGCTGATCACCGAACTGGAGGCGGCGCAGCCGCTCTGGGCGGTCTCCACGCCCGCGCTCGCCGCGATCGAAGCCTGCATGGGCGAGCGCGCGCACGCCGAGGCGGAAGCCTGGGCGAAGGACCTCGCCGTCCAGCGCGAGCACCTTGCGGATGAGTTGCGCGCCCTCGGCCTCCACGTGGTGCCTGAAGCCCGTGCCTCCTTCCTGTGCGTGCGGGCGGGCGAAGGCGTCCGGGAGGCTTTGCGCGAGCGAGGGTTCGCCGTAAGGCGCGGGGACACCTTCCCCGGCCTCGGCCCGGACTGGATCCGGATCGCCGTCCGCGACACCGCCGCGACCCGCGGACTCGTCACCGCGCTCACCGCCGTGCTGCCGGATTCTTCCGAGAACGTCACGATCATGGGCTGA